Part of the Trichoplusia ni isolate ovarian cell line Hi5 unplaced genomic scaffold, tn1 tig00000589, whole genome shotgun sequence genome is shown below.
TCAGCTTCTCAGTTGAAGGGGTTGTTAGACACAACTACAGAGTGCCTAAACAACTTTAACAATTTGAATATTGACACCGGCTCTTGGGATCCATTCCTTATATATCTTCTAGTGCAGAAGATGGACTCGGAGACGCACAAAAACTGGGAAGAACATGCATATAAAGAAGAATCTGAAAACTTACCTACCTGGAGTGATTTCAAGAAGTTCTTAGAATCGAAGTACCGCACCCTGGAATTAACAAATCAGAATAGTACATCAAGggatactaaaataataaaggagCGTTCATGCCATGTTGCCTCACCAGTTACCGAGAAAGTTTGTGTTATGTGTAAGGAAAATCACAGTTTAAGTCATTGCAAGGAATTCTGCAAGAAGGAACCTACTGAAAGGAGAGAATTTGTCAAAACCAAACAATTGTGCTTTAACTGCTTAGTACCAGGACACTCGGCATTTAAGTGTAAAGTGCCAGTATCTTGTCGTCTTTGTCACCGGCGCCATCATTCCCTTTTACATGAAACGAAGATCAAGCAGCAAGGAGAATCATCGGTCACGTTACCTCCGACTGTAACACATGTAGAAGAAAAGCAAGCACTACAAGTCAATACAATGATAGCGTCGCATTACAATACTAAGAAGAGAATAGCAGCACTCTTAGCAACAGCAGAAGTGGAAGCAACAAGCGAGCAAGGAAACACCATTGTACTGCGGGCGCTAATAGATCAAGGTTCCGAGGCAGCTTTTATTAGTGAGAAGGCGACTCAATTGTTGAAGCTCGAACGACAACCTGTAAAAGCAAGCATTATAGGGGTGGGATCCCAAAGGACCGAAATAAAACATGTGGTACAGCTACGAATACGATCCCGATCGGACCGAAACTATTGTTTACCGATCAAGGCATATGTTATGTCCAAGCAACTGACCACAAAGATACCCACCAAAACAATCAATAAACAAGATTGGACACACATTCAAGACCTCAACCTGGCTGATCCAAATTACTTTAAGCCAGGGTCTATAGATATGCTCTTGGGTGTGAAAGAATATGCTGAAATTCTGCAAAACAACCTAATCAAAGGTCCACCCGGCACACCAAGCGCTCAAGAAACCAGCCTGGGGTGGATTCTTTTTGGAGAAGTTAATACAACACATCAAAGCCAGTATGTTGTGATGCACCATTCAGTTGACGTAGAAGACATGTTGAAATCAATATGGGAAATTGACGTGGACACTAAAAGACACTTAACCAAGGACGAAAAACTGTGTGAAGAAATATACGAGAGCACAACAGCTAGAAATGAAGAAGGAAGGTACATTGTTAAATTACCGTTTAATACATACAGTCCACAATCACCTGATGGTAATACAAAATCAATAGCAGCACATAGATTTACACTATTAGAAAAGAAATTCAGAAAATCGCCAGACCTGCAAAAAGAATATAGTAAAGTTATAAATGACTATATAAAACAAGGACACATTGAGAAGGTACCTGATATAGAAAATGATAAAAGAGCTGTGTACTTACCTCACCACGCCGTTACCCGAGCTGACAAAGAGTCCACGCGAACACGCGTTGTATTTGATGCGTCGTGTAAAGGATCAAACAACGTTTCGTTAAATGATGAATTACTTGTGGGTCCTCAGCTGCAAGAAGACTTAAGAAACATTTTGATGAGATGGCGCATGAAACGAGTATGTTTCATGGCAGATATAAAACAGATGTTCCGCCAAGTATTAGTAAGCCCAGAAGACGCTGATTTTCAACGAATCCTGTGGAGGCAACAGGAATCCGACACTCTGGAAGAATACCGTTTACTCAGAGTCACATTTGGCACAGCGTCGGCACCATACTTGGCTGTTAAGACGCTGCAACAGGTAGCCAAAGATGAAGCTAAGAATAACATTCTTGTTGCACAAACAATAAACGAGGATTTTTACATGGATGACCTTTTGTCTGGTACAGACTCAGTATCTGAAGCTTTGTCGCTTTCGAAAGAATTATCAGTCACACTACAAAAGGGCGGTTTCCAACTTACGAAATGGGCATCCAACAGTATCGTTTTAATGAAGTATATCGAAGAGGATAAAAGATCTGCAAGAGCACATATTGATTTAAACCTCGACGGAACTCTCAAGGCACTCGGAATTGAATGGAATTTAAAAACAGACCAGTTTCGATACAATCTTAGATTTACACCGATAACCAAGTCCATaacaaaacgaaatatattGTCTGATATACAAAAGGTTTTTGATCCCCTTGGCTGGATAGCACCAAGCACTGTTATGgccaaaatattaatacaaaagatTTGGCTTGAAAGAGTTAACTGGGATGAACAGGTTAGTAACACATTAGAACAAGAATGGAGAGAAATAAGATCAGACTTCGTTaacataactgaaataaaaatagagagATGGCTTGGCACGATGACTGTTAACAACGATAAAACACAAATTCACGGATTTAGCGATGCTTCAATGCGTGCATATGCAGCGGCAGTCTATGTAAGAATTCACACTCTTGacaacaaaattgaaacaaaactgaTAGCTGCCAGAACCAGAGTAGCACCATTGAAGACAATATCATTGCCTCGTCTGGAACTCTGTGGTGCCCTACTTCTTTCAAAATTAATGAAGCAAGTCGGACAATCAATGAGAATTCCAACATCACGAATGTACGCATGGACTGACTCTTCAATCGTTATCGCATGGCTTAGTGGTGAACCTAACAGGTGGAAACCCTTCGTTGCAAACCGTGTGGTCGAAATTGttgaaaacattaataacaagCATTGGTTCCATGTTCAGTCACACGAAAATCCCGCTGATTTGGCATCCAGAGGATTGTTGTTATCCGACTTGAAGAAAAGTAACTTATGGTGGCACGGACCGGGTTGGctatctgaaacaaaaataaatattaaacatgaaatGGCAGAAACAGATTTGgaaatgaagaaaattaaaatcaatacttaCCTGAACGCAGAACGGAGTGAAGAACCTGAAACAACTTTGATATcacaatttgataattttgaaacattaacagatttaataaaagtGATTACTTACTGTAGAAGATTTATAaactataagaaaaatataaacagtgAAAATCAGAATTTAACTACACAAGAATTAGAAGTTACTCTGCAGATCTGTATCAAAAAAACTCAAGAAGAAGAATTTAAAGAAGAGATAGAAAGAATAAAATTAGGAAAGCAAGTTAAGAAAAGAAGTCAGCTACGATGTCTAAATCCATACCTGGATGAGAAAAATGTACTCAGGGTGGGCGGTCGCTTAAGACATGCTAACTTACCTAATGATAAGAAAAATCCTGTGATCCTGGGGAATAGAAACACACTAGTACAGTTAATTATTGCTGATGCACATGACAAAACACTTCATGGAGGTGTACAGTTGATGATATGTCACTTACGTTCCAAATACTGGATTATAAGAGTTAAATCACTGGTGAAGAGACATATTCACAAATGCATGAAGTGTGCTCGTATGAATGCCACAACGAAAGTACAGATAATGGGGGACTTACCTTTGGAAAGAGTTACCCCGACAAGACCGTTTCTGCATAGCGGCGTAGACTTCGCAGGACCGCTCCAAACACTAGTGTCTAAAGGAAGAGGCAACAAAACAAGGAAGACATATGTGGCAATTTTTATCTGCATGTCCACCAAGGCAATCCACCTAGAACTCGTTGGAGACCTCACTTCAGAGGCGTTTATAGGCGCTTTTAGACGTTTTGTTGCTAGAAGAGGTAAATGCAGCCATCTGTGGTGCGATAATGGTAAAAACTTCGTGGGTGCAAACAGAGAACTTCATGACTTGTGGAATGAAGCACAGATGACAGGAGAAGTTACATCCACGTTAGCGACAGATGGTACACAATTTCACTTCATCCCAGCATATAGTCCAAACTTTGGGGGATTATGGGAGGCAGGCGTGAAATCGATTAAGTACCACCTAAAACGTATTATTACAACTCACCTCACGTTTGAGGAAATGACaacaatattatgtcaaatAGAAGCCTGCCTGAATTCACGCCCGCTGTGCCCAATAGATACCAACGACCCTGAAAACTTAGACCCATTGACTCCTGGCCATTTTTTAATTGGAGAACCACCGATTGTGGTACCCTCACCTGATCTGCAAGCTGTGAAGGTTAATAATTTGTCACGTTGGCAACATACTCAAAAGATTCTTCATGACTTTTGGCGACGCTGGCAAGAGGAGTATTTGACCAGGCTACAGCAGCGTCCTAAATGGATGAAGAAAGAGAAGGAATTTGCAATAGGGGATATTGTGTTGATCAAGACAGAGAATCTACCACCCAGCAAATGGTCTTTAGGACGAATTATAGATAAACATCCAGGCACAGACGGTAACACGAGGGTATACAGCGTGAAGAGTGGAGATTCTATAACCAAGAGAACCATTACCAAATTATGTGCAATGCCGGTTGATTCTACTTAGCATCTCTTTAATTAATGTGATAATTATAGTGAATATTGCGAGTATGTAtagttagaattttattattatgtagttcatggttataataattgtgttcTAGACTGAAAATTCTAGCTAGGTATGTGATTGTTTAGAGAATAAGATGTTAGAACTTAACTAGGATTATAAAAGAACTTAAAGTCCTTTTGGTGGGCGGTATGTTTGAGTAAGAGCTGTATAGATAGTTACGCAAGTCACATATTCATATACCTAGCTATAAGACTACCTCATGTTAGCTTCAAAACATTCattgttaatatattaagtCAGTCGCTAATACACTTGCATCCAAACAccacgtatttttatttagtaaaatctcGAACAAACAATAGTGAACCTTATTACAATCACcacacacagtcattgcatttttttgcattagttgtagtgattacgtaaactacactagggattgactacggatccgaaatataatgaaagacgaaattatgagtgacaatgttttttgttgtattcttctatggattacattataatatgtacctacttacaaaaaaaaaaaatcgctaattgtcggttgacaaaaaaaaatattattaggaaatacttggtacctaggtaggtttggtatatacggtgactttttagtcgtcttacaaaagcagcccagttcatgtatcgaatgcctagtaaacgttcataataaaaaaataggtatttatgagatttggataaatttaaattgcaatttttattcaatgctatgctatagcgcaaggcgtactttttgaaacattcagttgcgagcgcggtccgagccgtaaaaatggagaggggcgcgggcggcggcgggcggcaagttatcaagcatgcaactaatttcatagtgtatattcggcctaagttgtagggtaccaatttcgtttacccgtggtagtcatccacttgtcttttgtatttatttgcatcctgcgggattctgaaataaaaatatattcaataatatgttcaaaaaaacaaacgactattaaaattgttacttttcgtatacaatattcattttggataatttgtccgcacttaaccacatcactatttccgacagttttgtgcggccgtaccactataaatacgatcgcattgataaatattatttttcgttatacatttctctttttacaacggtgcatttctgtaagtctgttactgcagaggcaatgattagtaaagaatgcaatttttgcaggatggtgcgatataaatatggtttataatgaaggttatgttttgaaatttaattttgcaataacatcaatattactgcaataatttacttaccgataaaatgttatctatttatttatgttattacacgatgcagatgaatttccagcctgagaaacgccgcaaaacaccatttttagtggttcttgctgtgacgacgttccgcgagcgactgagcgtaaattcgcgcgctggtgtcgtccgagacaccagtgtggcgacaaggtcacgcggcgttggcacttctattaccttgttatttagatttctatgggtacaaccctttttccagttgaaaagtagcctatgtccttcctcaggctttaaacaatctatgtaccaaaggacttggccggattctgccccagagtgtacaagaaccaatataaaaccaataattataaaaaaacgaataaggaattttgaaaatagctcaatgtactgtagcagcgggagaaaaaaacatacaataaaaagattttattcgtttgtactccactcaaaagtacccttaatgttgccaCATAATATTCACAGAGAACAAAGTAGGGAAAATCCGTCACTATagacatcgagcttaaaatgtaaaatgttcataattaattataacttacatgacacatatattttttttaagcttactgatttatttgaataaatgaaaccataaatattattaattaaataaaactaagttcgcgtacAAAGTAAGATAGTCACTTGTGTGCTGACAACATtgaagtgatgaatatcgagcgtctaatgtcaatttcaaatcacattctcactttgtaaacaataaactgtcattgcgccggtttgttttttcgtttataatatgttttataatatgtcgtAGCCCCACGCGAGTGTTCCACTAACTAGTCGTACTGTgtatacttaaggaaaatggcccttttacaaccggatcacaatcggagaacgtatcaggagacatgttttatcatcattacctcccgatatgactgttcttttatcggagtggttaacattcgaggtatgttgtagcatcattaaatcttttttatacctacagcattcatattattcaaatacctatctataatttcaagactaataaagatacttattttaccttcacagttatcatctcatagccatgtctgtggtgcgtgttatgacaagatatcaagatgtcttgcaaCGAACTCCAGGGAAAGACAACTCGGTCATATCAATGTTTGTTGTGGCTGTAGTAAATCAGTTACATGTGCCAAAAGACACGAAATTCTGGAGGGAAGCCCTCTCGCCTCAGTTGTATCACTGTGGCAGTACTTACATGATGACATGTTaggaatacgtttttaaatatctacatgtgaataattgttacagttttaatagtgtAGTCAATcacattgaataatttaaacttatttgaagttctaattcaaaatgtaacaggcgagtcaatatagttactatgatgtaatatttaatgctgattaaatattaattattagtaatgaggaatatttttaattaagaatcagttaggacaagtctttacttgccttatttagataactagtgatttactctgactccacatggattttacaaatcttcggaactctctgtatttctatgctataatatggatgtattatatactttcaccttccacattaatcactctatatattggtaaaaactgtatgaatatctgtttgattgacagagatgagatggggtattttattttgtaatatgtgtctggtttgatgttggcaataaagtaataatattgttatgtatatACATTTGAGTTTACATATATAGAAAGTCAAGCCATTgattgtcaagtgtgagtggtattagtttcatctttttttttcaggttagagCAGCCAACTTTTTATGTCATGGTTGTTACATGAGAGCTAACAGCGAAGTGAGCCGAAGAATTATTACTGATTCCAACCGTTTTGACGCCTCAGAAGATCACCAACCTgatcaaaatatccaaataccaaTTCCTCCACCACCTCCTCCACAACTTCCTCCACCACTTGCTCTACAACTTCATCTTGGCCCAGGTCAAGATGTTTCATCAATTTCCCTACCTAATTATAGATGTTGTGCTAATACATCTAGGCGATGCATATTTAATGGATGTCAGCAAAGTGCAGGTTATTTCGTgcctaccttaattaaatcagccttgctgatttataataagctttatgcggattctaatgaatgggagttattattggagaactcaagtttatcaaatactttcgcagcacttgaaattgaaggaaatcatcctcttctattaagaggacgtattaaatcgagacatacgtccaggcgtgaatattacacgtattttttatatgacgagCTTCCCTCATTTGAAGACCAACTTAGAAATGGTATCTTAAGTTATCGGTGTAATTGTGTATCTAGCAACCGGACTGTTGGATGTTGTGCTCATTTTTTGACAATTCTTTGGTACTTGGTATGGACGAGATACCAAGAAGCTGTCTTTTCACCAGCcgcgttttataatgttttattaatattaaatgtttcaacaatttaatttcttttatttgctgtctaatccaaaatgttatcagttgaataatattgtgtaatattgttctaacttccaatcaattagatttactcaaattgaaaaataatgctgctatcagtgttcaagtgattgtattatgaatattaaatgtctagattaaatatttatataccaggaacataaaagtgctttaaccatagtttaactttcaacctaaccttacttaactttcaaccttcataactcttgtcagcgactgctgagcaaaataaatcttttttattcttgtttctaacgatgtttactattaattgacgtagattttattcgtgtacatgctggggcacaggttcatacaatttccggccatgtcctttcattgcaatcggttcagtagtttttggcgagaaagcgagacagacagacagagatactttcgcatttataatattagtaagtatgGATTATTCTTAATTGTTGCTActtataaggtttttttttcagaactcGACAGACATCAAAGATCCTATAACTCATCCTTTTAATTATGCCCATGATAGGGTGAGCTGGTATGCTGAAGTAGCAGCAGCAGCGCAAGAGGATTTTCGTCTTCAAGCAGAGAGACAAACATTAAATACGaggaaaatgaaatcaaaatcttTGAAAACTAAATCCTTTATCATGCGTAAAGAATCGGATCGTGCGcaacacataataaaaattatgatttatgattTGGACGGTGGCAATATGGATGAAATATCATCTGATCCTGAAGATGCAAGTGTGAATGTGCAGTATTTAGTGACTACTAAATATGATGACATTATGTCTGAAACTGAATATTTagttggtaaaata
Proteins encoded:
- the LOC113507087 gene encoding uncharacterized protein LOC113507087, whose product is MTSQSASQLKGLLDTTTECLNNFNNLNIDTGSWDPFLIYLLVQKMDSETHKNWEEHAYKEESENLPTWSDFKKFLESKYRTLELTNQNSTSRDTKIIKERSCHVASPVTEKVCVMCKENHSLSHCKEFCKKEPTERREFVKTKQLCFNCLVPGHSAFKCKVPVSCRLCHRRHHSLLHETKIKQQGESSVTLPPTVTHVEEKQALQVNTMIASHYNTKKRIAALLATAEVEATSEQGNTIVLRALIDQGSEAAFISEKATQLLKLERQPVKASIIGVGSQRTEIKHVVQLRIRSRSDRNYCLPIKAYVMSKQLTTKIPTKTINKQDWTHIQDLNLADPNYFKPGSIDMLLGVKEYAEILQNNLIKGPPGTPSAQETSLGWILFGEVNTTHQSQYVVMHHSVDVEDMLKSIWEIDVDTKRHLTKDEKLCEEIYESTTARNEEGRYIVKLPFNTYSPQSPDGNTKSIAAHRFTLLEKKFRKSPDLQKEYSKVINDYIKQGHIEKVPDIENDKRAVYLPHHAVTRADKESTRTRVVFDASCKGSNNVSLNDELLVGPQLQEDLRNILMRWRMKRVCFMADIKQMFRQVLVSPEDADFQRILWRQQESDTLEEYRLLRVTFGTASAPYLAVKTLQQVAKDEAKNNILVAQTINEDFYMDDLLSGTDSVSEALSLSKELSVTLQKGGFQLTKWASNSIVLMKYIEEDKRSARAHIDLNLDGTLKALGIEWNLKTDQFRYNLRFTPITKSITKRNILSDIQKVFDPLGWIAPSTVMAKILIQKIWLERVNWDEQVSNTLEQEWREIRSDFVNITEIKIERWLGTMTVNNDKTQIHGFSDASMRAYAAAVYVRIHTLDNKIETKLIAARTRVAPLKTISLPRLELCGALLLSKLMKQVGQSMRIPTSRMYAWTDSSIVIAWLSGEPNRWKPFVANRVVEIVENINNKHWFHVQSHENPADLASRGLLLSDLKKSNLWWHGPGWLSETKINIKHEMAETDLEMKKIKINTYLNAERSEEPETTLISQFDNFETLTDLIKVITYCRRFINYKKNINSENQNLTTQELEVTLQICIKKTQEEEFKEEIERIKLGKQVKKRSQLRCLNPYLDEKNVLRVGGRLRHANLPNDKKNPVILGNRNTLVQLIIADAHDKTLHGGVQLMICHLRSKYWIIRVKSLVKRHIHKCMKCARMNATTKVQIMGDLPLERVTPTRPFLHSGVDFAGPLQTLVSKGRGNKTRKTYVAIFICMSTKAIHLELVGDLTSEAFIGAFRRFVARRGKCSHLWCDNGKNFVGANRELHDLWNEAQMTGEVTSTLATDGTQFHFIPAYSPNFGGLWEAGVKSIKYHLKRIITTHLTFEEMTTILCQIEACLNSRPLCPIDTNDPENLDPLTPGHFLIGEPPIVVPSPDLQAVKVNNLSRWQHTQKILHDFWRRWQEEYLTRLQQRPKWMKKEKEFAIGDIVLIKTENLPPSKWSLGRIIDKHPGTDGNTRVYSVKSGDSITKRTITKLCAMPVDST